In the genome of Lathyrus oleraceus cultivar Zhongwan6 chromosome 4, CAAS_Psat_ZW6_1.0, whole genome shotgun sequence, the window TACCACAACAAAATGGCATGGCCGAAAGAAAAAATAgaacatatcaagagatgatAAATCCTATGTTAATGCATTCAGAATTACCATTTAATTTATGGGGTGAAGCACTATTGTCCGCATGTCACATAATGAACAGGATTCCTTTAAAAACAAATGGTATTTCTCTATATGAGAAATGGAAAGGAAGACCACCAAGTATTGGTTATTTCAGAGTGTGGGGGTGTGTAGCTTATTACAAGAACATGGATCCCAAAAGGACAAAATTGGGTCCTCGAGGAATCAGATGAGCCTTCATAGGATATGCATCAAATAGCAAAGCATACAGACTTCTAAATCTAGAGTCTAATGTAATTGTTGAATCCAGAGATGTGGAATTCTTTGAAAATCTCATCACAAAGGATAAGGGACCTGAAAATCCCACAATTGAAGAATCTCGTGACAAAGATTCGACACGAATTGTTGAAACACAATCAGAACCAAGGAGAAGCAAAAGGGCACAAAAAACTAAGGATCTAGGACGAGATGAAATCAATTCCCAACTCATTTCTCTTTATTTAGTTGAAGGAAATAGCAAGAATGATGTTCATAAAATTCCTATTATTCTTCAAGTAGAAGATGATCCTAAAACATATAAGGAAGCAGTGGCTTCTAGGGACACTTCTTTTTGGAAAGATGAtatccaagatgaaatggattcaattaTGTCAAATCATACTTGGGAACTAGTTGATCTTCCGAAGGGATCAAGAcccattggatgcaagtgggtATTTAGAAAAAAGTATCATAGTAACGGTACATTAAACACCTACAAGGCTAGACTAGTAGCAAAAGGATTTAGACAAAAGGAAGGTGTCGATTATTTTGACACATATGCACCGGTAGCAAAAACTACGACAATTAGAATCCTGTTTGCACTAGCTTCCTTGAATAACCTTATtgttcatcaaatggatgttaaaacagcATTCCTAAATGGAGATCTCGATGAGGAGATCTACATGGAGCAACCAGAAGGCTTCATGCTTCCTGGAAATGAACAAAAGGTATGCAAACTTGTTAAGTCTCTGTACGGTTTAAAACAGGCACCAAAACAATGGCATAAAAAATTTGACACCGCCATAATTTCAAATGGGTTCGTTCCAAACTCTTGTGACAAATGCTTGTACACAAAGGTGCACGAAAGTGTTGTGATATTTCTATGtctatatgttgatgacatgttgattatcagcaatgaaatgaatggaatattagaaacaaagaaattttttacttccacattcaagatgaaagatcttggactagttgacactatactagggatcaaagtaaaacgaaatagtgggggttatgaacttaatcaaacacattatattgagaaaattttggaaaagttcaaacacctaaactttaaggaagtaaacACCCCATTCGATCctagtgtcaaacttcaaaagaacaatggGAGAACCGTGGCACAActggaatatgcaagtgcaattgGATATCTAATGTACTTAATGCAATGCACTAGACCTGACATAGCTTTTGCAGTTAGTAAGATGAGTAGACTTACTAGCAATCCAAATGATGAACATTGATAGGCCATAACTAGGATTTTCAGATATTTGTTAAAGACCAAAAATCTTGGCCTTCATTATGGTAAGTTTCCTGCCGTACTAAAAGGATATACCGACGCAATTTGGATATCAAGTGTTGGAGATTATAAATCTATAACTGGATGGATATTCACATTAGCTGGAGGTGCGATTTCTTGGAaaagcaagaaacaaacatgcattactctctcaaccatggaatcagagtttgTGGCTCTTGCGTCTGCTGGACAAGAAGCAGAATGGTTAAGGGACCTCTTATTGGAGGTTCCGTTAgctaaagacaatgtttcaaaAGTATTGATACATTGTGATAGTCAAGCCACCCTGGCTAGAGCGTTCAGTGaagtgtacaatggaaagtctagacacaTAGGTCTTAGACACTCTCTCGTGAGAAAAATGATAAAGGATGGGATCATTTCACTAACATATATACAAACAAGCTATAATTTTGCTGATCCATTTACTAAACCACTGGCCAGAGATTTAGTAAAGACTACCTCGAAAGGTATGGGATTAAAACTCCTTGAGTAAGGGTTCGGACAATGATAACAAGCCAATCTGAAGTTAACACATCTTAAcctaagattcaatgggtaacaacaagtcgttgattcAGAAGGTTATGCAACATTCCGCGATAATGTTGACGATTACAAACTGAGGGTTGAGTTTTCAAagaaactcttaatgaagttctatatcaaggaggatacgtatctcaagaaataGATACGAATTGAACTTCACCTATATGAACTTCAAGATGGTTCCGTCTTAAggtgagagttggagtttctctcatgaaaaattcatgaaagCAGGAAAAACACATGGCCATAAATAGTGCTAGGCGAGATATGTAGGCGAAGAACCTCTAAAAGTGTGTGTATAGCAACGCCGGTCTGATCACATGGGATAATGGTTCAAAGCATAGCTACCTAACGTTCCGACTAGGCTTTGCGTTGTCTTTACTAAGGTTAAGTTcaaatcgaaagatacctaactgtattaacactTTTTGCTTTCTATATTCTGGAATTGGatttgtcattattagaacaagtgggggattattgtaatttattaaatacaagtgtgttccaaaatgacaaatggtggaagtgatttaatgctaataaatgcatgagataactcttcatgaattttgaattttgaattttgaattcggagattgtaactcttcatgagatgttgcaaaggcgaaaccatgcaactgttggtgaaacatgttgcaggccaaccattatgattattggaaaaggACATTGCTTCACCAAGGGTCGCTACCTTGTGAAACAATATCAACATGGCCTATAAAAGCATAAATCCGGATTTAGAAGAAAAACACACAAAATTCGAAAATCCTCTAAATAATTCCAGACGCTCTTCGCTGCATTCGGATTTTCGCCGGTGTTGCGCAAACTCGATaaggctgaattatcctgggtattcctgcatcagaactttaagacaatcgagagtgcttgaaatactataaggaaaGTGTTGCGTTCACGATTCAAGTTTGAATCCCTTTAATCTTTCCGAAATTTCTAACACATATTACAAAGGGTTGTAATATCTAGGTTTTTCTCTCAAAAGAATTTCGCTCTTACCGTTCTTGTGTTCGGGTGACTATGTGTCAAACCGACCGTCTAAGTTGGAGTCTCGCCTAGACCCTGAAGAGTGCTCCTAAAATAGTGAACAACATAGAGACCTTAAAACAAGTTCGAATAAGCCCTCCATAAATAGAAATAGGCTAGCaccactacgccaaataagggaaaagagggcgcttattttggcctataacaacgcttttaagcgccctctaaagtggcgctggcataggtaaagacagcgctttgttttcctggagaaagcgctgtctaaagtggccctttaagggccacattatagtgcgctttcagaaaaaagcgccctctggagtggtccataaagggacaccttagagggcgctttctggaaaaagcgccctctaaagttgtcaatgtaaagtgtttagagggcgctttctggaaaaagcgccctctaaagttgtcaatgtaaagtgtttagagggcgctttctggacaaagcgccctctaaagttgtcaatgtaaaatgtttagagggcgcttcctacagaaagcgccctctaaagtgttaagcgccctctaaagttgtcaatgtaaagtgtttagagggcgctttctggataaagcgccctctaaagttgtcaatgtaaaatgtttagagggcgcttcctacagaaagcgccctctaaagtgttagttattttaaaaaaatttgtttgaaaaacagtggatatttaattgataacctgttcgcatgctgcaaaaatgtaaaattcatattaatttcatcctttaatccaatgttatacaccattaatccattgatatatacaacatgaatccatttatatacaacattaatcctccatatatacaacataatatatgattctttgatcaacaatatacaacaacatattcatgatttagtaaaagtacaacaacaatatacaacatatatacaacaacagcatacaacaacaacattccatacatatatgtacaacaatatacaacctagctatatgattctttgatcaacaatgaattgacacaattcatccttcatttcatccaaatgagctcttgagtaagatttgtattcctcaaagtactacaattaagagaataaaatatattcatgatttagtaacaaattagatgaaatatccgataatattaaaataaaccttaagttattattccatactacttttgggatgtctatacgattcaacgcaatgatatctctcataaatctcaatacaaaaaatccgcaatcgaccgaattattttgctgaggacactacacagaaaaacaaacaatatatatatagttaatttcttacaaacactattataagcaaaaaaaacaaacactattataagcaaaaataagatacttaataaaAAAAATGTCTAACTTTTTATGCATGAGTTAGTCTCTATAATTAAAAAGAATGCAGAAAGACAAGTAAAGATAAATATCACCTATTTATTAACATCAATTTTTATATTTTACACCATCATAGAACATATTACAAAGGGTTGTATTATTTAAATAAGAACAACTGAGTGTGGACCCGGTTTAGTTTATTATTTCTCCATTTTGTTCAAGGAATGCTGTGAAACAAAAGACAAAAAATAATATGAATATTAATTCTAAGTAATAGTAAATATATATTAAAGAAAGAAATATTGAAAACTTACTTATTGCAATCCATGTGTCTACTTATAGTATAACCTAAGTGAACACCGCAAAGTTCGGGAAGTGAGGCAGCTAAATCATCTCTAAAGTTAGAGATTTGATTAGCCAATCTTTTTAGGCATTCACATGCGGCACGACGTTCTTCAACAGTGGGTGCTGATGATTCTATAAATCTAACGCCAAGGCAACAACTAGTTGGTGGCTTATTATCCTGACCGATGAGAAATGGCTTACAAGATAATAAAGATGTCTCTGCTGCTCCACAATCAAAACCATGCACTTTCTCCATACTGAGGAGAAATAGAACTAGAAATGTCAGAATCATACTCAAATTCTTCATCTTGTTTTTTCACACTTATTTACTTGTGTTTCAATGTATGATATCAAGATTCAAAGGTGGGGTATATATATAGCTCAAGATGTGGGATAGTATCAAGGATAAAATATATTATAGAATGTAATTTCTATCACTTTAAAAATTAGTAATTTGGTTTTATTCTTTGGAATGCTTTTGTGTGTTGTCGATACTTCACTATATTGGCATTCTAATTTTGGATAAGTGAGAAAAACTTTCAAACTTGCATATCTATTAATATTTTGTACTATTTTTCATCAACAAACACAGAGTATGACACACCATAgtttaataaatatttatatacTTGAGACGAAAATAAATTTTAGCGTCATCAAAATTCAAAAACTATgtgataaaataaaaatatggACAAATCAATTTGCTTCCACATATACGTAAGTAACAAGAAACCAAGTATTCACTACTAAAGCACATAAATTTTAAAAATTGTGACATATCAAAATTGGATATGCATCCGTATCGAGTACACGTATTGTATTcatatatttataatttttttattattttattttgaataaaatttatgattttctataatatattaatattatgtttatgtattttcaattattttttatgataaaCTAATAAATTTTTGTCCTAATTAAAGAGTTAATATGTATTTTGCCCTTTGCTATATGAGTGAACTTTGATAAATCTTCATATATAAAAATTTAGATTTCATGCTTATCATTTTAAAATTCTCTTATTTTTGTCCCTCTTGAGACTCGGTCATCCGAATTTATTACATGATCTTCAATTTTTAAAAAACTTTAATTGATATGGATGATTTCgtttgttttttttcattttcattttctaAACCCAACTTggatttattattattattttattttttgggTGTTAAATGATAAAAACAAAACTTCTAAAATTTGGTCCCAATAAGGTTTAATCCCTAGACCTTTGTCTATTCAAAGGGTGCGTTGTTTCATAATTGGGATGGCCATTATCGAGTATGACACAAGTTGCACAAGACGCTTATAAACTGGAAAGTCTTTAGGGCAAGAAAGTTCCAAGAACTTAGAATGATGTAAGCTTACAACATTTTGTCGAGGTTGTTACCTTTATCAGAATATATAAGATAAGTAACATAATGGGGAGAACTCTTTTCTCCTACAAGGGCATGGGTTTTTAATGAGGCTCTATGTTTCTTAAAATAAATTTTATGTGTGGAATTGAGTATAATACACGATAACATTTTAAATCCCTTTATAGTGTCATTGCTTGAAACCTACGAGGTATCATTGCTTCCTACATGGTACTATTGCTTGAACCATAACTGAGACTCCCTATGAGGTATTATTTCTTGAACCTTATGAGTTATCATTGCTCCTTAAGGAAGGGATCCCTATGTGGTATTATATCTTGAAACCAATGTGGTATTATTTCTTGATCCCTATGGGGGACTATTTATGGGGTATTATTGCTCGCATAGTTGAAAACAAGAACGTTAGTAAACAAGTTCGCCCGTATTGCGCTAATAAAAAAGAATGTCGTAAGAATTGATAGATTGACTTAACAAAATGATCATTTCAACAAAATTATAACTACAACAGGACAAAAAGAGTAGCAAAATATTTGTTAAACGTCAAAAGGCCCTGAACAGAAAGAGATAAAAGAATCGTCCAAACAAAGAAAAATTACATTAAAACAAAGCAAAAAACACAAGGTCCTAATTTTAATAGATGACTTTAAACGAAATGTCATGCTCGACCACCACATCACTTTTATTGGAGGAGAATATAGAATTTAATGGTCTAGAAGGGGGGCGTTGAATATACCTTTTTCAAAAACACCAATTTAAAAAcatttaattttataaaattagaGTTCGATAAAAATCGCTTGGTGTGTAGTTGAATTTTCGTACAAAATATATGCTTTTGGATTGATTGTAGTATATGTGGATTTAAGTGCTTGCAGCTATAGTAAAGATGATCACAGATGGTGAAGCTTAGCAAAACTACACTTCAATTGAATAGTTTGATGATGACGATACTCAATATCAAATGATATCAAGTGAAGTCAAGTATTTGGTGAAGATAGCTTAAATAATCAAAGATATACATATTGGTTGATGAAGCTATTCTCTTGAATATATTATTTAAGATCAAGTCAATATTGTGGTCCAATGACATTCAAGTGAATTTTTTTTTTCAAGGTCAAAAATGGTTTAACCTCTCAAATAATGGCAATCAAGATGAATATATCTCAAACCTCATTAATAATATTCATAGCTTTTGTGTGATTCTAAAGTAAGAGATAATGATGCGAAGACTTGAAGCTTCAGAGTTATGAAAAAGGGGAAGTGAGAAAGCTTGTCTGATTGTTTTTGTCTGAGTCACCAGTGTCTTAAAAAGATATAAGGGTATTTTTAGAAATATTATGGCTAAATCATACACACTAAAAACTTTTGAGAAGTCTCTCATATTTAAGTTAAAACACGAAGAAAATTATTTAGTCCTAGACTTTTGATTAAGAGAGATTCTGATTGATTGGAAGACATTTTCCAAATGGATAATCGATTAGATTCTTAACCTAATCTATTATTTCATGCTTGGTTGAGTCAATCGTCGATTGGGACAATCTCTTAATGATTGGTAATAACTATATATCTAAAAGTTCAATTTATGGCCTTATAAATAGATTATTAGGGTCTATATTCGATTAGAGTATTGATTTGGACCATGAATTATTTCCAAATTTATACCATGCCTCGGCCTTAAAATATAGAGcttctcaaacactttttcacATCCAGAAAATCAGCTTAAGTATCACTTTTCatttgtaacaccctaaaccctgAAAATAGATAAATCTTAGAATAATTCAAGCATTGAACATAGTGCATACGTTTAGGATGTCACTCATCATAAAACAACACATGCCCCAAATATGGTAAAACATTCTAATACACTTGTCATCACATGCTCACCTTCACCTAGGATATAATTGCAGCGAAAATCATCAAATAAGCATGCTTCACAATAATTAAGTCTCGTTAAAATACCttatttgaattaaaaatatGTGGCAAAAATATCCAGTATAACATAAACTCAAAACATTAAGAGTATAGTATACGCCTATCGAATTAGCAAAAACACAAATTGAATAAAAACAATCAAATGTTCTCAACCTCAATGTTATAAGATCAGAGCAAGACTTGTAAAACAACAATGAACTAAACGAAGTAAGTATGGGAGCTAATTCCACTTATAGCAACAAACTTTATTCTTGAGTATCTGTAATATGTCCATGATGGACAACATCAAAGCATAAGGGATGAGAAATAACAAACCAATCTAAATAGTGTAAAGAATGCTAAGATAGATAATACACAATAAACACACATTCATTACACATTCACCACCAACAAATTCTCACACCTAAACAATGGCAACAATTACATAATCACATTAATCATTAACATCATGAACAATCAAATGCACATATAATCATATATGTAAATGTACTCCACAACTGACTCATTATGCATGTGGTATCATTCATAAACACTGAGATTCATCTTGCTCccgatccccaccataggaccaaAGCACACTAAATAtttaccatcaccataggtaacgcttcacgAGCCCCCGTCTGGACCCGGCTACTCGGCCTCGATCCCCAATATAGGGCCAGAGCACACCAAATTTTGTTACAATCATGATATGTATGCTTCACTAATTCCTTACTAGAACTAGCTACTCACTCTCGATCCATACCATTGTGCTTGAGCACACCAAAATTGGACCAAAGTCCATACACCATGATGCACGACTCTCACAACATGCATTATCACCAAAAGAATCTCCAGACCCATCTAaccatttatgcatcacatcattcatcatacccaataatcaattcatgttacaacatcaataaacaacaaaaaacaacaacaactcatcaaACATGACTCCATAGGCATTCACTCATGTTACTTCACCAAAAAATAATACATCATTGTATAAACATAATGGTTCTCTAATTGATCACACAAACCAGCACAACATTGCCACAATAGGTAAAAACATTATATTTCAAACAGTTCACCAAGCATCACCATGTGAGAGTTCTGCATGTTATCTTTCCAAAGCTTCGAACCGCGTCTCAATCTGAGTCACGAACATTAAATTACGATGAAAACAGTTGGAAAAAATAAGCATTTCAACATTGTTTCTCTTTGTTGAGTGAAGCCTTGCTCTCTAAGTGAAGTCACCCTCGCTAAGAGAACTCGTCCAGAGGTGCAAAATGCAGAATTGTGAATTTCGCTGTTGGATGCCTTCTGGACCTCCAATTTTGATTCCATAAAAACCCCTGATCTTAGAATTTGATATACTACAGTTATTCAATGATTAAAACAACAAATTCACATTATATCACAAATTTACATCAAAAAAATCATTCAAACTCATTAGTTCATGTTTACCTTTAACCTTCCAAACCCTTAAACATGGTGGAAAACATCAATATAGACACCCGAAATTCATCATTAAAATAACCAATAACAtaaaaattcatagaaaattcagaatCAATCACATCTCAATTGGCCTAAAGAGAGTAAGGATTTCTTTTCTCTATCCTTCATATAATACACCTAGATTGATATCCCTTTCTCCCCCGTTACATTAGATTTTTAGCAATTGATGATGAATTAGATAGCTTCTATGAGTTCCCTCTCCAATTTCCTAACTTTTTCTATTTCTCTCCTTTTTCCTGTTTTCTATGTATATCAGATGTTTTCTTTAAAACCCAACTTTCTCcttatttttaaaatatatagTCCCCCATCACtttatttaattatgaaatttgCCCAACTCATTACTAACTTCTCTATTCTCTCCACGTATTTCCTCCAATCTTCACAAATGGACAATCCTACCATTTTactatttatttaattaattcaaataaaacaccatttattctaataattaattaaaattctaataaCTTCTAAACCACAAAACCAACCTCTTACTCTCTCCATACCTCTATTCCAAGGATACTTACCCCTAAAAACTCACAATAATAATTTAAAAACAcgaattaattaaataatattttaaatgattcaattaaattaattaatcgaATTCGGGGTGCTACACATTTCTTTCGCCGTTTTTCTAAATATCTCATTTTTGTCACATATATTTTAGCCATATTTATTAGATGATATTATATAGTGGGAAAACCTTTAATTTACCAAGAGTGTATTATCTATTGTGTAAAATATCCTACCATAGGTGGttgtttggttttgagctaagcTGTTAAAAGCTCTTGTATTTTTTGGGGAAGTCTTAAGTTAGTTCATGAGATTCCCCTTGAAGAAAAAGCTCTCTTTTGGTTTGTGGCGATAAACCAATGAAAATATGCCCAATGGTTATGGAGCTCAGCCTGGTTAAAATATTGTCGGTACATCATAGTTAAAATCTCTCTTGGTTTTTGAGTGCATCCTTGTTAAAAGCTTAGTAGGTTCGAGATCAGCCCAATAAAAATCTCAGTTCAGTTTGTGTCAGCCTATGTAAAACCCTAGTTCACTTCAAAGGATATCCAACTAAAAACTTTATCTTAGATTGAGATCAGCCTATGAAAAATCACTAGTTTGAAGACTAAACATTCTTAGCTTTGTTTGATGTTTGGTTAGAAGTTAGCATGAAAACTTCATTTCCTTGATTAAAAAGTTTTGTGGGCACATCCTTCTAAAATCTCTCAAGTTTAGTGGATACTCTCAAGAATTATTCTTGAGGGCAAAAGTAGGTCATCTTAAGGCCAAACTTATTTAATTTTCTGGTGTTATTCTCTTCCCTTatctcttttaatttctagtaACTTTCTTTCCATTGGTTTTCCACTGCCTATTTACTAATTTGCTTTACAAAATGTTTTTAAACACTACTTTTACAAATGATTTTGTTTCAAAACCAAAGTATTTCAAACCTTCACAATTCACTCCTCTAATGTGTATGGGAGTCACATGTCCCACAAGTAGAATCATAGCCAAAATCATATTTAAAGACTAACCGTCTCAAGAGGAAGATGACTTCAAAAACTTACTTTAATAAGAGACTTTCTTAAACACACTTCCATAATTTAATGGTGAtagatttgaattgtgaaaatcTAGATTTAAAATATTAATTCAAGTTTTGATCTTGAATTGTGAGAAAAAAATAAGCAATGGTATGTTTATCCCTACTCACTATGTTAATGGTGAAGTAGCAGATAAACCTTATTTTCGTTGGATTATAGAAgagaaaataaagtttgaaatATATCTTAAAGAAAAAAACATTGTAGTCATATCTGTAAGTGAAAATAAATTTGTTTATGTCTTTTATTGTTATTCTGTCAAACAAATGTGGGACACTATTGAAATGATCTATGAAGTACCTCCTAGCATCAAATAATACGAAATGAACACCTGAGGCGAAGAAGTCGAAACATCAGATGAATGTGAAAGTTTCTTTCATAGATGGTGTTCAACCTTTAGAAATCTTGGAAGACATGTTAGAACTTTCATCGCTAACAAATATTTAAGAGTTAATAATTGGAATTTGAAACTTGATCAAATCCTTAAATCAAAATATAGGAATGTTTGTGACCTTAAGGAAAATTCcaagaaggaagaaatcatcgAGAAACATAATGAATTGATTTGACTTTTAAAATATAAAGGTATGACCTCAAATCAAGAAGAATATCTCTCAACTTCATTAAAGAACTCttttggagaagaagaagaaaagtcAACTCTAACGGTCTCCTTTGAAAAAAGAATCTCGGTGAATAAATGATCATTTCAAAGAAATTAGTATGATAGTTTCATTCTCCTTTATATTTGTGAAACTGCATTTAATTtatcttaattttttttttgcatcTTGGTCATTTAGTtatttttcatctgcataaaaattacttttcatctgcataaaAATAATGTTTATTTGTTTCATAAATTTTTTTCCATTAAACTCCCGTTGCATTAAATAGTTTTTAGAATTAAAATTTTTAAACATAAGAAGTAGAATAACATATTAGTTCAAATGTACGTTGTTGATATTATATTTGGAGTCATTGATGAATCTCTCGGCAAAAAGCTTCCTAGTATCTTGTAGGAGTTCGAAATGTCTCTAATGGGAGAGCTTACCTACTTCCAAGGATTGAAAACAAATCAAGCTAAAGATAGAaagtttatcatcaaaacaagGTATTGCTTTGGGCTTCTTAAGAAGTTTgataagaaaaataaataaataaaagcatCTCGACCCCCATGACGTCAATTATGCACATAAATAAAGATAAGAATAAAGTGAAGATCATCATTACCAAATATAGAGGTATAATAGGATCTTTACCCTATTTAAACGTTTGTAGGACAAATATTATGTTTACTATGTGTAAGTGTGCTAGATTTCAGACGTCTCCGAGGGAATCCCACATTAAGATCTTTAAAAGAATTTTGAGGAATCATAATGGAACCTCGCATCACAATCTTTGGTTTTGCAAAGATAGTGAACTTATGTTAATAGGTTTttccgattctgattttgctggtTATAAATCAGATAGGAAAAATCCTAGTGGTTCCCGTCATTTGTTGTTTGGTTGTTTGGAATAGTAAGAAGCGGTATAGTGTTTCTCTTTCTACTATTGAGGATGAATATTTAGCTGTTGGTAATTGTTGTGCACAATTACTATGAATAAACCACCTATTATTGGATTATGATTTAAAACTCTATTGCTTTTCAATCAAATGCGATAACACTAGCACAATAAGCCTCCCTAAAAATCCCATACTTCATTGACGTACTAAACATATAGATATCTTACATCATTTCCTTAAGGATCATAATGAAAAAGATGATGTTATTTTTGAATATGTGGATATGAAAAATAAGTTAACTAATAATTTTTACAGAACTGATATCCTCAGAACCATTTCACGAGGTACATAAGGAATTGGGAATCTTGGATTCTTCGTGTTTTAAATGAATTTGGATTCCTATTTCAGTTCCTTTGCTATTTGTATTATGTTGTACACTAAGATTTTCTGGAAGCAAGTTATACTTTAACTAACCCAATTGGTATATTTCTATAACTCTTATATCTTATTATATTATTCTTTGTGTTAGTGGTGTTGTGGCTAGTTTTCACAATTCCAATTGAAAAGAAAGATGTTTTTCTATCTAGTTTCACCTTTAATACGTCAAACACGAAATCCTTCTCCAcattatattgatttatgttatcaTCGTATTTCCCCTTTGTAGTATACTTGTTTGTCTTCTGTTTCTATTCCTCAAACTCTAGGTGAAACATTATCTAACCCTAAGTGGAGGCTAGCAATGATTGATGAAATGGTGTGCTCTTCAAAGTAGTGGTACTTGGGAACTAG includes:
- the LOC127074231 gene encoding non-specific lipid-transfer protein A translates to MKNLSMILTFLVLFLLSMEKVHGFDCGAAETSLLSCKPFLIGQDNKPPTSCCLGVRFIESSAPTVEERRAACECLKRLANQISNFRDDLAASLPELCGVHLGYTISRHMDCNNIP